DNA from candidate division KSB1 bacterium:
GCGGATGATGGCGCGCGCAATCGCCACGCGCTGCTTCTGGCCGCCGGAAAGATTGATGCCTCTTTCACCGAGCATGGTGTCGAACTTTTCCGGAAACTCTTCGATTTCCTTGCGGACTTGCGCAACCGCCGCGGCGGAGAGCATATTGCCATCGTCTTGAGGCGTTGATTCGGCGCCATTGTTTTTTTCAAGCCCAAACGTGATATTTTCCCGAATCGTGTCGGAAAACAGAAACGTCTCCTGCGGCACGAAGCCGATGTTGCGGCGCAAAACCTGCAGCGGAATGCGTTTGATATCGATACCATCGATCAAAATCTTGCCCTCGGTCGGATCGAGCAGGCGCGGGATGAGGTTGACCAGCGTCGATTTGCCGCTGCCGGTGTGTCCGACAATCGCCAGCGTCGAGCCGCAGGGAATTTTCAAATTGATATGCCGCAGCGCCCAGTCGCGTCCGGGAAATGACACGCCGGCATTTTGAAATTCGATTTCACCCCGGATCGCCGTGATCGAATGATCGGTTTGGTCATTGTCTTTGATATCTGGTTCCTCGTGCAAGATGCGATTGATCCGGCCCATCGAGGCGGTGCCTTGTTGCATCAGATTGATGACCCAGCCAAGCGCGATCATCGGCCAGGTGAGCAAGCTCATGTAGGCAAAAAACGCCACAAATTCGCCCCAGGTAAAATTGCCCGCAATCACCTCGCGGCCGCCGAACCACAGCAAGGCCAACGCCCCGGCGCCGGATAGCAAACCCATCAGCGACCACAGCACGCCTTCGAGTTTCGCCAGCGACAAATTCTTGTGGAGATAATCTTGGTTAAGATGCGCAAACGTATCGATTTCGTACTGCTCGCGCTGATAAGCTTTGACGACGCGAATGCCGGAAAGGTTTTCCTGCGCCCGCGTCGTCACCTTGGAAAACAGCGCCTGGATGTTTTCATAGATCGCGTGAATTCTTCCCATCGCGCGGTTGACGGTAATCGCCATGAGCGGCATCGGCAGCATCGCAATCAGCGTGAGCTTGACGTTCATCGCCAGCATGAGAATGAACGCGCCGGTGCCGACCGCAAACGTGTTGGTGGAATACATGATCCCCGGGCCGAGAAAAGAACGCACCGAGCTTAAGTCGTTGGTGGCGCGCGCCATCAAATCACCGGTCGGGACGCGATGAAAAAAATTCCGCGACAGGCGCTGCAAATGGCGGAAATAATCGTTGCGCAGATCGTACTCGATCAAACGCGACACCACGATGATCTTCTGCCGCATCCAATAGCGAAAGAAGCCTTCCAGCGCGGAAACCAGAAGAATCAAGCCGCCAAACATCAGCAAGCGCCGCGAAGTGATATCAAGCTCGAGGCCGTCGATGGCATAACGCAGAACCCGCGGCCCGGCCAGGGAAAAAATGTTGGTGAGAATGATGAAGACGATTCCAGCAATGACTTGTGGGCGGTATTTTCGCAAATACGGCAGCAGCGTGCGTAATTCGCGCATCTCGGCGAGGCGGCCTCTTTTCGCTTCGGATTTTTCGCTCATTCGCTTGTTGAATGTTTCGTGACGAATTCCCAGATGCGCGCAAAAATCATCTGATGATCGTGATCCACCGTCAAGACGTGATAAGAATTTTCAACCACCATCGGTTCGACCGTTGGAGAGCTGACCAGGCGCTGCAGCAAAGCCAAATTTTCAAAAGGAACGACGTGGTCCCAAGGCGAATGAATCGCCAGGACGGGCATCTTCACCGCCGGCAGCTCGGCGCGCACGTGGCGCAGCATGGCCAACAACTGCCGCGCCGCCGACATCGGATAACGATCATAATTGCGCAACCGCGCTTTGCCGTTGAGATCGCGAACATCGGAGCCGTTGGGTTTGTGGCGCACGGAAATAAAAGGCGTCAACAGCCGGATGGCCATTTCCTGTCGCAAGGACAATCGTATCGCGGCCGCCAACGTCACCACGCCGCCAAACCGGTGGTGCGCCGCCAGATGCAACGCCAGCGTTCCGCCCATGGACTGCCCGATCACAAAAATGCGGGGATGCTGTTGCTGCAAATCGTAAAAGGCTTTTTCGCTGGTTTCAATCCATTGCTGATAGGAAATATTGCGCAGATCCTCCGGCTGCGTGGCATGGCCCGGAAGAGTTGGCACCGAGACCACACATCCATGGTCAAGCAAAAAAGCCGCCAATCCTTCCATCTCGGCGGGGCTTCCCGTGAAACCGTGCAACAGCAAACAAGCGATGGGGTTGTCTCCTTTCCTAAGCATCAAATTCAATATATTGTTTGCAGCGGCAAAAGTCAAGGAGGAGGGGACAAAAGAGTAAATTTCCCATAAACCCAATTGGCCGATCGTTCAGCTGTTGACGAAACAAAAAATGGTTGAGACGATTTCCTCTGTCCCTCCAAATGTTTACTGAAAAATCAAAATAATGAAAAAAGTCTTTAAAAAAGCGGAGTTCATGATTATATTGAATCATCCGAGTGCAAGCATTTTTTCCAAACCCTGGAAAACCTTGCACGTATTCATTGCACCGAGGTGACACAATGCATATCTCTCAAGAACCCGACCAGCGACAAATGGATTGGCGAGAGCGTTCACGGCCCTTTGAAGACAAACGGGATCGCAACAACGGAGCAATCCGCTCGGCCCATCTCCATCTGCTCAATTGGCGTGAACGTGAACTCACCGATGCGCAGTTGTTTGCCACCGAGGGTCACCCCGCTTGGCGCCTGCGTCATGTGC
Protein-coding regions in this window:
- a CDS encoding ABC transporter ATP-binding protein/permease: MSEKSEAKRGRLAEMRELRTLLPYLRKYRPQVIAGIVFIILTNIFSLAGPRVLRYAIDGLELDITSRRLLMFGGLILLVSALEGFFRYWMRQKIIVVSRLIEYDLRNDYFRHLQRLSRNFFHRVPTGDLMARATNDLSSVRSFLGPGIMYSTNTFAVGTGAFILMLAMNVKLTLIAMLPMPLMAITVNRAMGRIHAIYENIQALFSKVTTRAQENLSGIRVVKAYQREQYEIDTFAHLNQDYLHKNLSLAKLEGVLWSLMGLLSGAGALALLWFGGREVIAGNFTWGEFVAFFAYMSLLTWPMIALGWVINLMQQGTASMGRINRILHEEPDIKDNDQTDHSITAIRGEIEFQNAGVSFPGRDWALRHINLKIPCGSTLAIVGHTGSGKSTLVNLIPRLLDPTEGKILIDGIDIKRIPLQVLRRNIGFVPQETFLFSDTIRENITFGLEKNNGAESTPQDDGNMLSAAAVAQVRKEIEEFPEKFDTMLGERGINLSGGQKQRVAIARAIIRQPRILILDDALSSVDTHTEDEILRGLSGVRRERTSIIISHRVSTVKDADLIVVLKDGRIAESGTHESLLQKDGLYAELFRQQQLEEDLDML
- a CDS encoding alpha/beta fold hydrolase; its protein translation is MLRKGDNPIACLLLHGFTGSPAEMEGLAAFLLDHGCVVSVPTLPGHATQPEDLRNISYQQWIETSEKAFYDLQQQHPRIFVIGQSMGGTLALHLAAHHRFGGVVTLAAAIRLSLRQEMAIRLLTPFISVRHKPNGSDVRDLNGKARLRNYDRYPMSAARQLLAMLRHVRAELPAVKMPVLAIHSPWDHVVPFENLALLQRLVSSPTVEPMVVENSYHVLTVDHDHQMIFARIWEFVTKHSTSE